Proteins co-encoded in one Chitinophagales bacterium genomic window:
- the purF gene encoding amidophosphoribosyltransferase: MCAIVGFFGKEDVVFDLLSGLLALQHRGQDAAGIVTFDKTFRMKKGLGLVNNVFEKKHLKRLKGPIGIGHTRYTTQGTNDLSNAQPFTINYPFGLSMVHNGNVVNFKELRNELYEERQILLETSNDLELILYTFATELAKNDLKNLQVKDIFDAVERLQLKVKGAYSTITIIANRGLLAFTDAFGIRPVVMGKKETEEGTVYAFASESACFDYLGYEMIGDLNAGEAVFIDMEGNVHRRNGQQQSEKFCIFEYIYFADESSVIQNRLVASERVRMGRMLGKKIKEAGLQPDIVIDVPSSGYFAASGLAEVLEVPYRRGFSKNSHIGRSFISPSQKEREKMVKRKLNPIKQVVEGKKVAVVDDSIVRGTTSKRIVQILREAGAKEVYFISAAPPIKYPCIYGIDMAVSTDLIASKKTLQEITEAIEADAVIYQSLEDLKSLYKDFNFCNACFSGEYPVGGSKKYLKQIRKEREFSQVK; this comes from the coding sequence ATGTGTGCAATTGTTGGTTTTTTTGGCAAAGAAGATGTGGTATTTGATTTGTTGAGTGGATTGTTGGCATTGCAGCATCGAGGGCAGGATGCGGCAGGAATCGTCACTTTCGATAAAACTTTTCGAATGAAAAAGGGCTTGGGCCTGGTTAACAATGTTTTTGAAAAGAAACATCTTAAGAGATTGAAGGGGCCTATCGGGATTGGACATACCCGCTACACCACACAAGGAACAAATGATTTGTCTAATGCTCAACCTTTTACAATAAATTATCCTTTTGGCTTGTCCATGGTTCACAATGGCAATGTGGTCAACTTTAAGGAATTGAGAAATGAACTCTATGAAGAAAGACAAATATTATTGGAAACCTCCAATGATCTTGAATTGATACTCTACACTTTTGCGACTGAATTGGCAAAAAATGATTTAAAAAATCTCCAAGTTAAGGACATTTTTGACGCAGTAGAACGTTTGCAACTAAAAGTAAAAGGTGCATATTCAACCATTACCATCATTGCGAATCGTGGTTTATTGGCGTTTACAGATGCTTTTGGGATTCGCCCTGTGGTAATGGGCAAGAAAGAGACCGAAGAAGGTACAGTTTATGCTTTTGCCTCAGAATCAGCTTGCTTTGACTATTTGGGTTACGAAATGATTGGAGATTTGAATGCAGGCGAAGCGGTATTTATTGATATGGAGGGAAATGTGCACCGTAGAAATGGTCAGCAACAAAGTGAAAAATTCTGTATTTTTGAGTACATTTATTTTGCAGATGAATCTTCTGTGATTCAAAACCGATTGGTAGCCTCTGAAAGGGTAAGAATGGGACGTATGTTGGGTAAAAAAATAAAAGAGGCTGGACTTCAACCAGATATTGTGATTGACGTACCTTCATCGGGTTATTTTGCAGCATCGGGATTGGCAGAAGTACTTGAAGTTCCTTATCGAAGGGGGTTTTCTAAAAATAGCCATATCGGTCGGAGTTTTATTTCTCCTTCTCAAAAAGAAAGGGAAAAAATGGTGAAGCGAAAACTAAACCCTATCAAACAAGTTGTAGAGGGCAAAAAAGTAGCTGTTGTAGATGATTCAATCGTGAGGGGGACAACTTCAAAACGAATCGTACAAATCCTACGGGAAGCAGGTGCTAAGGAAGTTTACTTTATTTCAGCAGCTCCTCCCATCAAATATCCTTGTATATATGGTATTGACATGGCGGTAAGCACCGACCTGATTGCCAGCAAAAAAACATTGCAGGAAATAACTGAAGCCATTGAAGCCGATGCAGTTATTTATCAGTCTTTAGAGGATTTGAAAAGTTTGTATAAAGATTTCAACTTCTGCAATGCCTGTTTTTCGGGTGAATATCCTGTTGGTGGTTCCAAAAAATATTTGAAACAAATTAGAAAGGAAAGAGAATTTAGTCAAGTCAAATAG
- a CDS encoding methionine aminotransferase: MNQLTNEQTNMQQLTIPIRSKLPRTGSSIFSVMSALANQHNAINLSQGFPNFDMPSELIELTYKAMQKGLNQYAPMAGVYALREAIAQKAKALYHADISPDENITITSGATQAIYTAITTFVQEDEEVIIFEPAYDSYIPAIQVAGGKPIYIPLNAPDYRIPWDMVKKVITTRTRMIIINSPHNPTGTTLKEDDLQELKKIVSGSDMLILSDEVYEHITFDGEKHKSLLNYPELMHRTLVCGSFGKTFHNTGWKMGFCIAPSYLMKEFQKVHQFMVFSVNTPIQYALAEYLQNPNSYMGLSAFYQKKRDYFLELMQGSRFKLQPAKGSYFQLADFSAISDEKDTDFVQRLTKEIGVAAIPVSVFYNNHLDEKIIRFCFAKTDETLEQAAKLLCKV; the protein is encoded by the coding sequence GTGAACCAATTAACAAATGAACAAACCAATATGCAACAACTAACCATTCCTATACGCTCAAAACTTCCAAGAACTGGCTCTTCCATTTTCAGTGTTATGTCCGCTTTGGCGAATCAACACAATGCCATTAACCTATCTCAGGGTTTTCCCAATTTCGATATGCCCTCCGAATTGATTGAACTGACCTACAAGGCAATGCAAAAAGGATTGAATCAATATGCACCTATGGCAGGTGTGTATGCTCTACGAGAAGCCATCGCCCAAAAAGCAAAAGCGCTTTATCATGCCGATATTTCGCCTGATGAAAATATCACCATAACTTCAGGAGCGACTCAAGCTATTTATACTGCTATCACTACCTTTGTGCAAGAAGATGAGGAAGTTATCATATTTGAACCTGCTTATGATAGCTACATTCCTGCCATACAAGTTGCAGGTGGAAAGCCCATTTACATTCCCCTCAATGCGCCAGACTATCGAATTCCTTGGGATATGGTGAAAAAAGTCATTACGACCCGCACCCGCATGATTATCATCAATTCGCCTCACAATCCAACAGGAACAACTCTGAAAGAGGATGACCTGCAAGAACTAAAAAAAATCGTTAGCGGTTCGGATATGCTCATTTTAAGCGATGAAGTTTATGAACACATTACCTTCGACGGTGAAAAACACAAAAGTTTGCTGAATTACCCCGAACTGATGCACCGTACTTTGGTTTGTGGTTCTTTTGGGAAGACTTTTCACAATACAGGATGGAAAATGGGTTTTTGTATTGCTCCTTCTTATTTGATGAAAGAATTTCAAAAAGTACATCAATTCATGGTGTTTTCAGTCAATACACCTATTCAATATGCATTGGCAGAATACCTTCAAAATCCTAATAGCTACATGGGTTTGTCTGCTTTTTATCAAAAAAAACGAGACTATTTTTTGGAGTTGATGCAAGGTAGCCGCTTCAAATTACAGCCTGCAAAAGGTTCTTACTTTCAATTGGCTGATTTTTCTGCAATTTCAGACGAAAAAGATACTGATTTTGTACAAAGACTCACCAAAGAAATCGGAGTAGCAGCCATTCCCGTTTCGGTTTTTTACAACAATCATTTGGACGAAAAAATCATTAGATTTTGTTTTGCTAAAACAGACGAAACATTGGAACAAGCAGCAAAATTGCTTTGCAAAGTTTGA
- a CDS encoding CoA pyrophosphatase: MQQLIDFLRQRLKGELPHQNIHNENLPAKLVEFILAEEKATKERLSKKPPRICAVMMAFYEHEGDVYLPMMLRPNNSRTHPSQIAFPGGKAEKEDADLIATAIREMEEEVGVRVHRDNIIGKLSPVYIPPSNALVTPIVGFLDHKPQYIPDHSEVAEVLDVHFNDLLNPDNIRIKKVPLINGDFLDMPAYAANDTLIWGGTARMISEMVKLMRTFDHPTLQFG; the protein is encoded by the coding sequence ATGCAGCAATTAATTGATTTCCTTAGGCAACGACTAAAAGGGGAACTCCCCCATCAAAATATTCACAATGAAAACCTACCTGCAAAACTCGTTGAATTTATTTTGGCAGAAGAAAAAGCTACCAAAGAACGACTCTCTAAAAAACCACCCCGCATCTGTGCAGTTATGATGGCTTTTTATGAACATGAAGGCGATGTTTACCTTCCCATGATGCTACGCCCCAATAATAGCCGCACACATCCAAGTCAAATCGCTTTCCCAGGCGGAAAAGCCGAGAAAGAAGATGCGGATTTGATTGCAACTGCTATTCGAGAAATGGAAGAAGAAGTTGGTGTACGTGTGCATAGAGACAATATCATTGGCAAACTTTCTCCTGTTTACATTCCCCCAAGCAATGCACTCGTCACGCCCATTGTCGGTTTCTTAGACCACAAACCACAGTACATTCCCGATCACTCGGAAGTAGCAGAAGTATTGGATGTTCACTTCAACGACCTTCTCAATCCCGACAATATTCGCATCAAAAAAGTACCCTTGATAAATGGCGATTTTTTAGATATGCCTGCTTATGCAGCAAATGACACACTTATCTGGGGGGGAACTGCAAGGATGATTTCGGAGATGGTGAAGTTGATGCGGACTTTTGATCATCCTACATTGCAGTTTGGGTAA
- a CDS encoding ABC transporter transmembrane domain-containing protein → MSRGRNKVTEDLPKKSLNKEGFKHLLGIFRYTLPYKIVFIIGLIFLVLSTATSLAFPYIASLLADASLGEEGAVSWSINQIALGLLVILILQGIFSYLRIVLFSIVSEKAMADIRRDLYAKLISLNIPFFENRRVGELSSRMTADVTQLQNTLSIYLAEFLRQIATLIIGIGIIAMTSIKLTLWMLSTFPIAIIAAMVFGGYIRKLSRQTQDALAESNVIVEESLQAISVVKAFTNEWFEQIRYNRSMDKVVDLALKAARYRGAFVSFLISAVFGGIIIVLWQGALLVEAGAMTIGELVRFVLYTFFIGGAMGGMGDLYGNIQKSIGSSERISDLLKEESEVKVRTPKTGLTTSPKQKINGDIDFENVKFHYPTRKDIRVLKNISLHIPQGSKIALVGHSGAGKSTIIQLLLRFYAVDSGRILVDGKNVEDYDISSYRENIGMVPQEVMLFGGTIRDNIAYGNPAANEEAIYEAAKKANALEFIETFPETFDTLVGERGVKLSGGQRQRIAIARAILKNPSILILDEATSSLDSESENLVQSALNELMKNRTTIIIAHRLSTIREVDCIYVLEGGEIVEKGSHDVLAGMEEGMYYNLLYNQG, encoded by the coding sequence ATGAGTCGTGGACGAAACAAAGTGACCGAAGATTTACCCAAAAAAAGCCTCAATAAAGAAGGTTTCAAACATTTACTGGGTATTTTTCGCTACACACTTCCCTATAAAATAGTATTTATCATTGGCTTGATTTTCTTGGTTTTGTCAACTGCTACATCGCTTGCATTTCCTTATATAGCCAGTTTGTTGGCGGATGCTTCTTTGGGAGAAGAGGGTGCCGTCAGTTGGAGTATCAATCAAATTGCTTTGGGACTTTTGGTTATTTTGATATTGCAGGGCATTTTCTCTTATTTACGAATAGTTTTGTTTTCTATCGTTAGTGAAAAAGCGATGGCAGATATTCGCAGAGACTTGTATGCCAAGCTCATATCACTAAATATCCCCTTTTTTGAAAACCGAAGAGTAGGGGAGTTGTCCAGTAGAATGACCGCAGATGTGACCCAACTTCAAAACACGCTATCCATTTATCTTGCTGAATTTTTGCGGCAAATTGCTACCCTTATCATTGGTATTGGTATCATCGCTATGACATCTATCAAGCTGACCTTGTGGATGTTGTCTACTTTTCCCATTGCTATCATCGCTGCAATGGTTTTTGGGGGGTATATTCGCAAGCTTTCTCGTCAGACACAAGATGCTTTGGCAGAATCGAATGTGATTGTTGAAGAATCTTTGCAGGCAATCAGTGTGGTCAAAGCCTTTACAAATGAATGGTTTGAGCAGATTCGCTACAATAGGTCTATGGACAAAGTGGTGGATTTGGCATTGAAGGCCGCAAGGTATCGAGGAGCGTTTGTCTCCTTTTTGATTTCAGCTGTTTTTGGAGGAATTATCATTGTACTTTGGCAAGGAGCTTTATTGGTTGAAGCAGGTGCTATGACAATTGGTGAGCTGGTGCGGTTTGTACTTTACACTTTTTTCATTGGTGGTGCTATGGGCGGTATGGGTGATTTGTACGGCAATATCCAAAAGTCTATTGGTTCATCCGAACGCATTTCGGATCTTTTGAAGGAAGAATCAGAGGTTAAGGTTCGCACTCCTAAAACAGGTTTGACGACTTCACCGAAACAAAAAATCAATGGTGATATTGATTTTGAAAATGTGAAATTTCATTACCCTACCCGAAAAGACATCCGAGTTCTCAAGAACATTTCGCTACACATTCCACAGGGTTCAAAGATTGCTTTAGTGGGACACAGTGGCGCAGGAAAATCCACCATTATTCAGTTGTTGCTTCGTTTTTATGCAGTAGATAGTGGACGAATTTTGGTAGATGGAAAAAATGTAGAAGATTACGACATAAGCAGTTATAGAGAAAATATTGGTATGGTACCACAAGAGGTGATGTTGTTTGGAGGAACGATTCGGGACAACATTGCGTATGGTAATCCTGCTGCAAATGAAGAAGCGATTTATGAGGCTGCAAAAAAAGCCAATGCGCTCGAATTTATCGAAACTTTCCCCGAAACTTTTGATACATTGGTGGGAGAAAGAGGGGTGAAACTCTCTGGTGGTCAGCGACAAAGAATCGCCATTGCTAGAGCTATTTTGAAGAACCCTTCTATTTTGATTTTGGATGAAGCCACAAGTTCTTTGGATTCCGAATCCGAAAATTTGGTACAGTCAGCCCTAAACGAACTGATGAAAAACCGCACGACTATCATCATTGCCCACCGTCTTTCTACCATCAGAGAGGTGGATTGTATTTATGTATTGGAGGGAGGTGAAATTGTGGAGAAGGGTTCTCACGATGTTTTGGCTGGAATGGAAGAAGGAATGTATTACAATTTGTTGTACAATCAAGGGTAG
- a CDS encoding gliding motility-associated C-terminal domain-containing protein: protein MAKFFFSISFILYIYSPSLSGQQFLNGSFEKHDLECGINLPNGQFNLHVQDIFAFGGQSEIDLLTDSCGFDYAVDGRYFVALYSRNFSDEMSMSLTKPLFPSKQYKINFFSRLGQDIFNESSSVRIGLSNDEGDFGEKIFTTPILDTIWQEYSIQFEPDFITNYITIGLFSGDETWVFLDDFTLNCPDINLGNDTILCYADNFLLQIEEGFESYLWSDASTSTELIVHEAGTYWIEVVDSTCILQDTITIAEYDYQCQCTVVVPNAFSPNGDGINDVFEPVSACDILDYQLQIFNRWGERVFQSFDPKESWNGLLVGETIDIGTYTYVIQHRFVHQEFEQLKTGYFVLLE from the coding sequence ATGGCAAAGTTTTTCTTCAGTATCTCGTTCATATTGTATATCTACAGTCCTTCACTTTCTGGACAACAGTTTTTGAACGGTAGTTTTGAAAAGCACGATTTGGAATGTGGTATAAATCTTCCCAATGGACAATTTAATCTTCATGTTCAAGATATTTTCGCTTTCGGAGGACAGAGCGAAATTGACTTATTAACCGATTCCTGTGGATTTGACTATGCAGTAGATGGACGTTACTTTGTTGCACTTTATAGTAGGAATTTTTCAGATGAGATGTCGATGTCGCTCACCAAACCTTTGTTTCCAAGCAAACAATATAAAATTAATTTTTTTAGTAGATTGGGTCAAGATATTTTTAATGAGAGTAGCAGTGTGCGAATAGGCTTATCCAATGACGAAGGTGACTTTGGAGAGAAGATTTTTACAACTCCCATTTTGGATACGATTTGGCAGGAATATTCCATTCAATTTGAACCTGATTTTATTACTAATTATATAACAATTGGTCTATTTTCTGGTGATGAAACATGGGTTTTTTTGGATGATTTCACTTTGAATTGCCCAGATATCAACTTAGGAAATGATACCATTTTGTGTTACGCCGACAATTTTTTATTGCAGATTGAGGAAGGGTTTGAAAGTTATCTTTGGAGTGATGCTTCTACTTCCACAGAATTAATCGTTCACGAAGCTGGCACATATTGGATTGAAGTCGTTGATAGCACTTGCATACTACAAGATACGATCACAATTGCCGAATACGATTATCAATGTCAATGTACTGTTGTTGTACCCAATGCATTTTCTCCCAATGGAGATGGAATTAACGATGTTTTTGAGCCTGTTTCTGCTTGCGATATATTGGATTATCAGCTGCAAATCTTCAACCGTTGGGGTGAAAGGGTTTTTCAGTCTTTTGATCCAAAAGAAAGTTGGAATGGATTGTTAGTGGGTGAAACGATAGATATCGGAACTTATACTTATGTTATTCAACATCGGTTTGTACATCAAGAGTTTGAACAATTGAAAACAGGATATTTCGTGTTATTAGAATGA
- a CDS encoding secondary thiamine-phosphate synthase enzyme YjbQ, with product MIQQTEIQLPTFRRGFHLITHHIVNQLNDLPAMGLLHVFIKHTSAGICINEGADPGVLTDFETVFNRLVPENDPAYVHTLEGPDDMPAHIKAVMSGSSVTIPITNHRLNLGTWQAVYLCEFRNRGGGRKLVLTVWS from the coding sequence ATGATTCAACAAACTGAAATCCAACTCCCTACTTTTCGTAGAGGTTTTCACCTCATTACCCATCACATTGTGAATCAATTGAATGATTTACCTGCAATGGGTTTGCTCCATGTTTTCATCAAACACACTTCGGCAGGTATTTGCATCAATGAAGGGGCAGACCCCGGTGTATTGACCGACTTTGAAACGGTGTTCAATCGCTTAGTACCCGAAAACGACCCTGCTTATGTACATACACTTGAAGGGCCTGATGATATGCCTGCTCACATCAAGGCGGTAATGTCGGGTAGCTCGGTGACAATTCCGATTACAAACCACCGTTTGAATTTGGGAACTTGGCAAGCGGTTTATTTGTGTGAGTTTAGGAACCGTGGAGGTGGGCGGAAGTTGGTATTGACGGTTTGGAGTTAA
- a CDS encoding O-acetyl-ADP-ribose deacetylase, with translation MKIELTKGDITKFEVDVIVNAANTSLLGGGGVDGAIHRAGGKEILDECRLIRNRQGGCKVGEAVMTTAGKLKAKKVIHTVDPKWNEGKSEEENKLKNCYLNSIALAEEHGFESIAFPNISTGIYKFPKEKAAKIAIETVSNTDSSKLGKVVFVCFDEENYAIYQEQLHRMSVIFT, from the coding sequence ATGAAAATCGAACTAACCAAAGGAGACATCACCAAATTTGAAGTAGATGTCATTGTCAATGCTGCAAACACTTCGCTGTTAGGTGGTGGTGGTGTAGATGGAGCGATTCACAGAGCGGGTGGAAAAGAAATTTTGGATGAATGTAGGTTGATTCGGAATCGACAAGGAGGTTGCAAAGTGGGAGAAGCGGTAATGACTACGGCAGGCAAATTGAAGGCAAAAAAAGTGATTCACACAGTCGACCCTAAATGGAATGAGGGCAAATCGGAAGAAGAAAACAAATTGAAGAACTGCTATCTAAACTCAATAGCACTTGCCGAAGAACATGGTTTTGAATCTATTGCCTTTCCGAACATTAGTACAGGGATTTACAAATTTCCGAAGGAGAAGGCAGCCAAGATTGCAATAGAAACAGTGTCAAATACAGATTCTTCAAAATTGGGCAAGGTGGTTTTTGTGTGTTTTGACGAAGAAAACTATGCAATTTATCAAGAACAATTGCATAGGATGAGCGTGATTTTTACTTAA
- a CDS encoding SDR family oxidoreductase — translation MTTDKEEDKSKDLTTEQIAECIAVLQALNKNSHQVFELPKEMRESLMKAAGRLSRPSKKEFEKRKKDAKKAEKRKQIEKDKHARKETGIRSAREAAIFVAPKMIALTGSEAEDAPELSTPRNCYVCKVGYNKLHHFYDSMCKDCGDFNYAKRYQTADMRGQVALVTGSRLKIGYHITLMMLKAGATVIATTRFPVDSALRYSKEPDFEMWGHRLKIHGLDLRHIPSVEIFCNFIEQQYDRLDVLINNAAQTVRRPSGFYEHLMPNEEKSITELPRYAQMLLTDHDACLQELRTLSMGFAEGENKNLPVTWHGKQLGIGLSASAKLSQIPYSIDDTLPTKEVFPVGELDSDLQQVDLRKTNSWRLKLGEVSTNEMLEVQLVNSVAPFVLCNRFSNLMKKENTGMKHIINVTAMEGKFYRFHKAARHPHTNMAKAALNMMTHTAASDLAKYGIFMNAVDTGWVTDEDPAELAKYKQKVHDFQPPLDIVDGAARVMDPLFDGINTGKHWCGKFLKDYRPIDW, via the coding sequence ATGACCACAGACAAAGAAGAAGACAAGTCTAAAGATTTGACCACAGAACAGATTGCAGAATGTATTGCAGTGTTGCAGGCATTGAATAAGAATAGCCATCAGGTTTTTGAACTACCCAAGGAGATGAGAGAGTCCTTGATGAAAGCAGCAGGTAGGCTTTCAAGACCCAGTAAAAAGGAATTTGAAAAGCGGAAGAAAGATGCAAAAAAGGCAGAAAAGCGGAAACAAATCGAAAAAGACAAACATGCCCGCAAAGAAACGGGTATTAGAAGTGCAAGAGAAGCGGCTATTTTTGTTGCTCCAAAAATGATTGCGCTGACAGGGAGTGAAGCCGAAGATGCGCCTGAACTCAGCACTCCCCGAAATTGCTATGTCTGCAAAGTGGGATATAACAAACTACATCATTTCTACGATTCGATGTGCAAAGACTGTGGCGATTTCAACTATGCCAAACGCTACCAAACGGCGGATATGAGAGGGCAAGTGGCTTTGGTGACAGGTTCTCGCCTCAAAATTGGCTACCACATTACGCTTATGATGTTGAAAGCAGGAGCTACGGTGATTGCAACAACAAGATTTCCAGTAGATTCTGCTTTGCGTTATTCCAAAGAACCCGATTTTGAAATGTGGGGACATCGGCTGAAAATTCATGGTTTGGATTTGCGGCACATACCAAGTGTAGAAATTTTCTGCAATTTTATCGAACAGCAATACGACCGCTTAGATGTACTCATCAACAATGCTGCTCAGACGGTTAGGCGACCTTCTGGTTTTTACGAACACTTGATGCCCAATGAAGAAAAATCTATTACAGAACTACCCCGCTACGCACAGATGCTTTTGACGGATCATGATGCTTGTTTGCAAGAATTGAGGACATTGAGTATGGGTTTTGCGGAGGGAGAAAACAAAAATTTACCTGTCACTTGGCATGGTAAGCAGCTCGGTATTGGTTTGAGTGCTTCTGCAAAATTGTCGCAAATCCCATACAGCATTGATGATACACTGCCAACGAAAGAAGTTTTTCCTGTAGGCGAATTGGATTCCGACCTGCAACAAGTGGATTTGCGGAAAACAAACAGTTGGCGTTTGAAGCTGGGAGAGGTCAGCACCAATGAGATGTTGGAGGTGCAATTGGTCAATTCGGTTGCTCCTTTTGTGCTGTGCAACCGCTTTTCAAACTTGATGAAAAAAGAGAATACGGGTATGAAACACATCATCAATGTCACTGCAATGGAGGGCAAATTTTACCGCTTTCACAAGGCTGCCCGACATCCGCACACCAACATGGCAAAGGCTGCTCTCAATATGATGACGCACACCGCAGCATCAGATTTGGCGAAATACGGCATCTTTATGAACGCTGTTGATACAGGTTGGGTAACGGATGAAGACCCTGCTGAGTTGGCAAAATACAAACAAAAAGTACATGATTTTCAACCTCCTTTGGACATCGTGGACGGGGCTGCAAGGGTGATGGATCCTCTGTTTGATGGCATCAATACGGGGAAACATTGGTGCGGGAAGTTTTTGAAGGATTATCGGCCGATTGATTGGTAG